The Aequorivita sublithincola DSM 14238 genome window below encodes:
- a CDS encoding HYR domain-containing protein, producing the protein MKKITLTILLIATTMLLQAQAIFINELHYDNAGSDVAEGFEIAGPAGTDLSGWKVELYNGSNGTDYGTINLSGTIPDEGAGFGTVWFLSSGMQNGAPDGLALIDAGNTVIQFLSYEGSFAATSGAANGMTSTDIGVSEPSSTPVGESLQLMGTGSLYTDFTWSGPVVGSSGLINAGQTFAGSGSGSSPMISCPADITVNNVTGTCGAAVSFVGLAMDAEDGDISSLIVATPASGSTFPVGVNTVTLSVTDSDNNNSTCQFLITVIDNEAPVAICQNITVELDPITGMVTVAPSEVDNGSSDLCGAVSLSLDVSTFDCSMVGANSVTLTVTDAAGNSSNCSATVTVQDTTAPIITCLGEASGASVFINEIHYDNAGTDEDEGVEVAGPSGTVLSTYSLVFYNGSGGTEYNTVNLSGTIDDEGNGFGAVNFEIAGIQNGSPDAIALVNNGNVIQFLSYEGSLTAVDGVAAGLTSTDIGVSEPNSTPIGESLQLSGTGTFYPDFTWNSPTAATPGTLNVGQTYVVPTSSSVDVFLDANGMASIDPNTLLQSVEEACNYTTTVNGNTTADFTCSDLGEKLVEVTVTDDSGNAATCFATVNVIDNIAPVITCGTNPTVSETEDFEGTTVPAGWSTEILAGVADWTFGSGAMPTGDDFTSNAAIFNDDAAGSGQTNKVSLSSPVYGLTDATNVLVGYDVAFQESGDQTFTVEVYDGTAWQQIALYDADLVPNIQTESIDASAFANAAFQVRWTFDDLGGWGWAAGVDNFDLSYELAGTGNVVEVELGPDGTTTIDPYSLLSDIVEACGISTIAVDVTTVSCADIGTPIMITVFVSDASGNIASCTAEVNVVDKLAPVITCPADQTVDPGAGGLFYILPDYFATGEATAVDNCTDPVTITSQSPAVGTPLPDGTHTITLTAEDEYGNVSTCSFVLTVETTIGVGKNSLDKGLALYPNPASNVVNLVNKTNISLEKMMIYDINGKLVNTTDLRTMQGEKAVDVSSLASGVYVVQIIGNNASTVKRLIKE; encoded by the coding sequence ATGAAAAAAATTACATTAACAATCTTATTGATTGCAACAACGATGCTTTTGCAGGCGCAAGCTATTTTTATTAATGAATTACATTACGATAATGCTGGATCGGATGTTGCTGAAGGATTTGAAATTGCTGGTCCTGCGGGAACAGATTTATCCGGCTGGAAAGTTGAATTGTACAACGGTTCCAATGGTACAGATTATGGAACTATAAACCTATCGGGAACAATTCCAGATGAAGGTGCAGGATTTGGAACAGTTTGGTTTTTAAGTTCTGGCATGCAAAATGGAGCTCCAGATGGTTTAGCGTTGATTGATGCTGGAAACACTGTAATCCAGTTTTTGAGTTATGAAGGTTCTTTTGCAGCTACTTCGGGAGCAGCAAACGGAATGACTTCAACGGATATTGGAGTTTCAGAACCTAGTTCTACGCCAGTTGGTGAATCACTTCAACTTATGGGCACAGGCAGTCTTTATACAGATTTTACTTGGAGCGGTCCAGTAGTTGGTTCGTCAGGTCTTATCAATGCAGGACAAACCTTTGCGGGTTCTGGCTCTGGTTCTAGTCCAATGATTTCTTGCCCAGCAGATATTACTGTAAACAATGTTACTGGAACCTGTGGTGCAGCAGTGAGCTTTGTTGGTCTAGCTATGGATGCTGAAGACGGAGACATTTCTTCATTAATTGTGGCAACACCTGCAAGCGGAAGTACTTTCCCAGTTGGCGTTAATACTGTAACGCTTTCAGTAACTGATAGTGATAATAACAATTCAACTTGTCAATTTTTGATAACCGTTATTGATAATGAAGCTCCTGTAGCTATTTGCCAAAATATTACCGTTGAACTTGACCCGATAACAGGAATGGTTACAGTTGCCCCGTCTGAAGTTGATAACGGTTCTTCAGATCTTTGTGGCGCTGTTTCTTTGAGTTTGGATGTTTCAACTTTCGATTGTTCTATGGTAGGCGCTAACTCTGTAACACTTACAGTTACTGACGCTGCTGGAAATTCTTCAAATTGTTCCGCCACAGTTACTGTGCAGGACACTACCGCGCCAATAATTACCTGTCTTGGCGAAGCATCTGGCGCTTCAGTTTTTATAAATGAAATTCATTACGATAATGCAGGAACAGACGAAGACGAAGGCGTAGAAGTTGCTGGTCCTTCAGGTACGGTTTTAAGTACTTATTCATTGGTTTTTTATAATGGAAGCGGAGGTACTGAGTACAATACGGTGAATTTAAGCGGAACTATTGATGATGAAGGCAATGGTTTTGGTGCCGTAAACTTTGAAATAGCGGGTATTCAAAATGGTTCGCCAGATGCGATCGCTTTAGTGAATAATGGAAATGTTATTCAGTTTTTGAGCTACGAAGGAAGCTTAACGGCAGTAGATGGCGTTGCAGCTGGTCTAACTTCAACAGATATTGGTGTTTCAGAACCAAATAGTACTCCAATTGGCGAATCTTTGCAATTAAGCGGAACAGGTACTTTCTATCCAGATTTTACTTGGAATTCACCAACTGCAGCGACTCCAGGAACCTTAAACGTAGGGCAAACGTATGTTGTCCCAACTTCTTCCTCAGTAGATGTTTTTCTTGATGCTAACGGAATGGCGAGTATAGACCCTAACACACTTTTACAGAGTGTGGAGGAAGCTTGTAACTATACAACTACTGTAAACGGTAATACCACAGCAGATTTTACTTGTTCAGATTTAGGTGAAAAGCTTGTTGAAGTTACGGTTACGGACGACAGTGGAAATGCTGCGACTTGTTTTGCAACAGTTAATGTTATTGACAACATTGCTCCTGTAATTACTTGTGGAACAAATCCAACAGTTTCAGAAACAGAAGATTTTGAAGGAACTACCGTTCCTGCAGGATGGTCTACTGAGATTCTAGCTGGAGTTGCAGATTGGACCTTTGGTTCTGGCGCAATGCCTACTGGTGATGATTTCACATCCAACGCAGCAATCTTTAATGATGACGCAGCTGGTAGTGGACAAACCAATAAAGTTTCCTTATCTTCTCCAGTATACGGCCTTACAGACGCAACCAATGTATTGGTTGGCTATGATGTTGCTTTCCAGGAATCTGGAGACCAAACATTCACTGTTGAGGTTTATGATGGAACAGCTTGGCAACAAATAGCACTTTACGATGCAGATTTGGTTCCAAACATCCAAACGGAGTCAATTGATGCTTCTGCTTTTGCAAATGCAGCGTTCCAAGTTCGTTGGACTTTTGACGATCTTGGCGGTTGGGGCTGGGCAGCTGGCGTAGATAATTTTGATCTTAGCTATGAACTTGCTGGAACAGGCAATGTTGTAGAAGTTGAGCTTGGACCTGATGGAACTACAACCATCGATCCTTATAGCCTTCTTTCTGATATAGTTGAAGCTTGTGGAATTAGCACCATCGCAGTAGATGTAACCACAGTTAGCTGTGCAGATATTGGAACTCCAATAATGATTACCGTGTTTGTAAGTGATGCTAGTGGCAACATTGCCTCTTGTACTGCCGAAGTAAATGTGGTAGACAAACTTGCTCCAGTAATTACCTGCCCAGCAGATCAAACTGTTGATCCAGGAGCTGGTGGCTTGTTCTACATCTTGCCAGACTATTTTGCAACTGGCGAAGCTACAGCTGTTGACAACTGTACCGACCCAGTAACCATCACAAGCCAGTCTCCAGCAGTGGGAACTCCGCTTCCTGATGGAACACACACCATTACACTAACTGCCGAGGATGAATACGGAAACGTTTCTACTTGTAGTTTTGTACTTACTGTGGAAACCACAATTGGTGTTGGTAAAAACTCATTGGACAAAGGTTTGGCATTATATCCAAACCCAGCGAGCAATGTGGTTAACCTTGTGAACAAGACCAACATTTCTTTAGAGAAAATGATGATCTATGACATAAACGGAAAACTAGTAAACACAACAGACCTTCGCACAATGCAAGGTGAAAAAGCAGTAGATGTTTCATCACTTGCTTCTGGCGTTTATGTAGTTCAGATAATTGGTAACAACGCAAGCACTGTGAAACGCTTGATTAAAGAGTAA
- a CDS encoding MBL fold metallo-hydrolase produces MKVEQIYTGCLSQGAYYIESNGEAAIIDPLRETKPYLERAERDGAKIKYIFETHFHADFVSGHLTLAQQTGASIVYGPHANPTFEVLLAKDEEVYKLGDVTITAIHTPGHTMESTTYLLKDENGKDYAIFSGDTLFLGDVGRPDLAQKANEITQEDLAGILFDSLRNKIMPLADDVIVYPAHGAGSACGKNMMKETVDTLGNQKKMNYALRADMTREEFIKEVTDGLAPLPLYFPMNVKMNREGYTNFDEVMAQGTTPLDPNTFENIANETGAIVLDVRNQIEFIDGHIPRSIFIGLDGGFAPWVGALLADVEQKILLVVSPRREEEAITRLSRVGFDRTLGYLQGGIEAWIEAGKEIDTLESVDAETLKQEMENNVPIFDVRNDGEFSNEHIPGATHAPLGFLNNHLNDFPQNEKFYVHCAGGYRSVIAASILKSRGIHNVVDVAGGFAAIKNAGIPVEN; encoded by the coding sequence ATGAAAGTTGAACAAATTTATACAGGTTGCCTATCTCAAGGGGCTTACTACATAGAAAGCAATGGTGAAGCTGCAATTATTGATCCTTTGCGTGAAACAAAGCCTTATTTAGAGCGTGCTGAAAGAGATGGCGCAAAAATTAAATATATTTTTGAAACCCATTTTCACGCAGATTTCGTGAGCGGACATTTAACATTAGCACAGCAAACTGGTGCTTCCATTGTTTACGGACCACACGCAAATCCAACTTTTGAAGTGCTTCTGGCCAAAGATGAAGAAGTTTATAAATTGGGTGATGTTACAATCACAGCTATTCATACACCAGGTCATACTATGGAAAGTACGACGTATTTATTGAAAGATGAAAACGGAAAAGACTACGCAATTTTTAGTGGCGACACCTTGTTTTTGGGTGATGTAGGTCGTCCAGATTTAGCCCAAAAAGCAAATGAAATTACGCAGGAAGATTTAGCTGGAATTTTGTTTGATAGCCTTCGAAATAAAATAATGCCTTTGGCAGATGATGTTATAGTTTATCCTGCACACGGTGCCGGTTCTGCCTGCGGAAAAAATATGATGAAGGAAACCGTTGATACTTTGGGCAATCAAAAAAAGATGAATTATGCTTTGCGGGCAGATATGACTCGCGAAGAATTTATAAAAGAAGTAACGGATGGTTTAGCACCGCTGCCACTCTATTTTCCGATGAATGTGAAAATGAACCGCGAAGGTTATACAAACTTTGATGAAGTTATGGCGCAAGGAACAACTCCCTTGGACCCAAATACTTTTGAAAATATAGCAAATGAAACTGGAGCAATTGTTCTAGATGTTCGCAACCAGATTGAATTTATAGATGGGCACATTCCACGTTCCATTTTTATTGGTTTGGATGGCGGTTTTGCGCCTTGGGTTGGTGCTTTGTTGGCAGATGTGGAACAAAAAATACTTTTAGTTGTTTCTCCAAGAAGAGAAGAAGAAGCAATTACACGATTATCCAGAGTTGGTTTTGATAGAACGCTTGGTTATTTGCAGGGCGGAATTGAAGCCTGGATAGAAGCTGGAAAAGAAATCGATACTTTAGAATCTGTTGACGCCGAAACCTTAAAGCAGGAAATGGAAAACAACGTTCCAATCTTTGATGTTCGTAACGACGGCGAATTTTCCAACGAACATATTCCAGGGGCGACTCACGCACCACTTGGTTTTCTTAACAATCATTTGAATGATTTTCCGCAGAACGAAAAATTTTATGTGCATTGTGCAGGTGGCTATCGTTCGGTAATTGCGGCTTCAATATTAAAGAGTCGCGGAATTCATAATGTTGTGGATGTTGCAGGAGGTTTTGCAGCAATTAAAAATGCGGGTATTCCTGTTGAAAACTAA